CATTTATAATATAAGTTTCATAGATTTCCCTATGAACAGGGTCTTCGACAATGCAAACTTCAATTTTGGTAACTTCATCTCTGTTCATTTTTATTACCGATACCGTGTCCTCAAAATGCTTCTTTATTCTTGGTCTCAGCTTCCTCGCCTTGCCGACAAAAAGCAGCTCATCCTTGTTGTTGTAAAACATAAAAATGCCTCCGACTTCTCTAGAAATCAGATGAAATTCAGTAAACCCGTAAATATTGCTTTCCTTAGGATCGTTCTTTTTGGTGATGGTAACATCCGGCGTGGGAATGGTTATATTTATCATTAATGCTCACACTTCCTATTTCAATATAGGTGTATGCTATCATATATCTCATTGTAAAACCATTCAGTTGCTGAACGGCGAATAGTTAGCTGCTTTAAAATGAAAAGAGCCGCAATCGCAGCTCTCTTCGTCGGTGCTCTCTAATGAAATTTACACCATTCCGCCATTCACACGAATGGTTTGACCCGTAATCCACTTTGATTCCTCACTGGCCAAGAATAATGTGACGCTTGCGATCTCATCTGGTTCTCCGAGGCGTCCGAAAGCATTCGTTTTGCGAATACCCTCAATCTGCTCCTCTGATTTGCCAACCGTGAATAGCTCAGTGTTAATCGGTCCCGGTGCAATCGTGTTAATCGTAATCCCCTTCGCACCTAACTCTTTGGCCAACTGACGGGTAAATTGCTCTACCGCCCCCTTGGTTCCAGCATACACACTATAGGTAGGGAACATTAAACCAGCAACAGAGGTTGAAAAATTAATAATGCGGCCGTTCTCCTCCATATGCTTAGCTGCCTGTTGGCAAGCAAAGAAGGTACCCTTCACATTAATCGCAAATTGCTTATCGAAATCCTCTTCCGTAACACTGGCAATCGGCTTTGTAATCATAATCCCAGCGTTGTTGACGAGAATATCAATACGTTCATATACCTTTAGTGTCTCTTGAAACAATCTCTCCACTTCAGCCACACTGCTGATGTCTGCTTGAATGGCTACTGCTTCCCCGCCATTATTTTTAATTCCCGTTACAACCTCTTCAGCCTTATCCGGACTGCTTGCATAGTTAACTACGACCTTAGCCCCGTTCCGGGCAAGCTCTTCGGCGATTTCACGCCCAATTCCTCTAGACGCACCTGTTACTAGCGCCACCTTGCCTTTCAATTTGTTATCCATTATATATTCCTCCAATTAGGGTCGATGTATAATATTCGCTTCGTGAAATGATTATATGTTAGCCACAAACAATAATCAAGTGACAATTTTATATATTTGTCAGTACTCATCGTTCAAATATTTTCAGTCCTATTTTACAAACAACCGAAAAACAAAAAGAAAGAACTTCTGACGGCTTCAAGCCGCACCAAAAATTCTTTCTCCACTTAGCTGTATCTATATGAGAAGCCATTCGTGTAGGCTTGGACAATTGTTATTTCTCATACATATTAATATCGTTGAAGTAACTATAAACCTGATTAAGCAAACCCGTAAGTGCTTGGCTTTGCTCCTCCCCTAACTTTTCCGCTAGGCCGGTAAAAATAACCGTAAATCGCTTAAGTGCCTTCTGAGCAATATCTTCGCCTTTTTCCGTCAGCCTGAGCAGCGTTATCCGTTTATCCTTAGAATCATTGTACCGTTCAACGCAACCATCACTCATTAATTGCTTAATCATTTGAGTAACTGTCGGCGAGGTTACGGATAATC
This portion of the Cohnella abietis genome encodes:
- a CDS encoding nucleotide excision repair endonuclease — translated: MINITIPTPDVTITKKNDPKESNIYGFTEFHLISREVGGIFMFYNNKDELLFVGKARKLRPRIKKHFEDTVSVIKMNRDEVTKIEVCIVEDPVHREIYETYIINELKAKYNVDKVLYK
- a CDS encoding MarR family winged helix-turn-helix transcriptional regulator, encoding MQEDKSTIVKEMMDSFQQFSRAEWRKQPIDGIKPSEVRVLLCIKVLTEQSDQGVNISDISRRLSVTSPTVTQMIKQLMSDGCVERYNDSKDKRITLLRLTEKGEDIAQKALKRFTVIFTGLAEKLGEEQSQALTGLLNQVYSYFNDINMYEK
- a CDS encoding SDR family oxidoreductase — translated: MDNKLKGKVALVTGASRGIGREIAEELARNGAKVVVNYASSPDKAEEVVTGIKNNGGEAVAIQADISSVAEVERLFQETLKVYERIDILVNNAGIMITKPIASVTEEDFDKQFAINVKGTFFACQQAAKHMEENGRIINFSTSVAGLMFPTYSVYAGTKGAVEQFTRQLAKELGAKGITINTIAPGPINTELFTVGKSEEQIEGIRKTNAFGRLGEPDEIASVTLFLASEESKWITGQTIRVNGGMV